Genomic segment of Hirundo rustica isolate bHirRus1 chromosome 6, bHirRus1.pri.v3, whole genome shotgun sequence:
AGGACTAACTGGGGAAAAGTATATGCAAAAAGGATCCAAAAAATTTAGACTGGTTCAATCCAGCTCCATTTGCATGGGttttagttgtttttgtttccctgaGTCACCCTAGAATTAACATTCTCTATACATGATTCTCTGAGAAAGATCTTTTAGGGAAACAGATGCTGTTAAGACTGCTCCAGAAGTGCAGCTCATGTTATATACTGCAATCAGTGAACTGAAACCGGGCCTGTTTGTGATTCACTCTGTTCAAACAGTGAACCCTGCAGATCTGAtgcaggggctgggcagtgtgaggggaggagagagagcctgctggaaaaaaaacctgttgctgagaatgttttctgtctttgcaaAGACATATATTTCTTATAACCAGGAAAAAAGCCACTGAAAGGGGATTTGTGCATACCCTGAGACACAGCCTTACTTCTTCTTTTCATATGCCAGACACTACTTAAGTTGTGATCTGTTCATTGTTTTTATAATTAAGGCAacaagagcagctctggctgcagaagaGTCAAAGATTGAGAGGCTGAAGGCTCAGCTTAAGGAACTGCTACGGTTTTCCCAAGATGTGCAGCCACACGCTGAGAGTGTTGTCTCTGCAATACACCAGTATCAAAGGTACTGGGAAGTCTGATTATGGTGTGCAGGTGGGGGGAATCTTCTCTCAGGGATTGTCAGGAGCCTAAGAAAAAAGTGATATACTATCCAGTTGTAGGTGATGggcagaaaaaaagcttttgctaATTACATCCGCCTCCGCGTTTCAGTAAAGCTGTAATTTTAGCCATTTGCTAGGAGATGGAGGCTCCTGGTCATTTTCAAGCAATGATCTTACATCATTAATATTGTGTATGGTTTGAAGAAAATTAGATTGTTGGCAGCTAGTTTGATCTAATTAgcattttataataataatttatgtattttgctTGCCTTTCGTGCCAGCAACTAGAAAAtcaggacaggagctgtggTAGTAAACGGTTCAGAAGAGTTATGGCCCTCCCTTGTTGAGTTTGTTGCGTGACTCACCAGCCTTAGCAATTATTTGGCAGAGTTTATTCCCCTTCTCCTGGCAGCTTATGTGCATGTTCCTGTTTTCAACTTGCCTTGGGTTGGAAACTCTGAAAGTTTAGCCTCTCCCAGACTTCAGTGTTTCCGTTTCCAGGCTGCCTGGAATCAGGAAGTAAAGAAGCTGCAGCAAATTTTGCAAACTAGAAGAAAGGAtcatttttttaagggaaaaaaagaaggtcAGTTCTTTTTCCTGTACCCCAGCTTATTTCTCTCTGTGCACAGTATGCTGTCCTGCTGGAAGGGTTATAGGTCATTGTGGGAAAGgatttcagtttaaaaactaGCAAGTAAGCAATGTTGAACGAGGAGCAAGGAAGGCAGGGGACTCGCCTCTGAGTAGAAAATGGCAGCTGCTCCTTTGCCAGCTTCTCTCTAAAGCTTCTTTGGGAagtctggcagcttctcactgagcctggcaggggcagcagagcaAATGGCAGAGGACAAGTAAAGTCAGAACTTTCTATTTGCGGAGCTTTTGGCCTCTGCAAACTTGCCTTTGTTTAGCCCCGTCACGGCCCAGTGACACAGGTAAGgttgttgtttctgtttttatagAAAGGCACTATTGATCCTGATTGGCATTGCTCTCACCTGCCTGTCTTGTGAGTTTGCAAGATACTGGTCCCCTGTGAACATAAAGGTGGGCTGCTTTTTGCCATATCAGGCAGGATTCTGCAAACTGGGAGGTCAGGCAAGCTGAGAAAAACGGGAGGCAGTGCATGGGGTGTGTCACTGCTGGGCCTTGTCACTTGGCTGTGTTTGGGGTAAGCCTTTTTTAGAGAAGCCTGGATAGTCATCGAAGGTTTGCtgattcaattttttttccaatagtAGAGCTGTGTATGTATGTGGctatatatacataaatacaaaCCTTTTATCAGAATCACCTCTATGTACTAATATAAATTCAAGTGGTtctgcaaaatttaaaagaattctatcagaaataaaaatgtatttttcactttttgtgtTAACATAAGGTTATCAAATTTTCACgtaatttttttaaggaagaaaacctTGATTTTTACAGGCAACTGCAGTTCCATTCTAGACACTCTTGACTTGTTCCTCCCATCAGTCAGTGAGACTGCTCTGATAAAATGATTGTTAAATCACACTGGTCACAGCAGCCAAGAAAAATCACGTACAAGGGGAGACTGCTGGCTACTAGAAAAGCAAAGTAGTTCCTGACACACAGTTGCACAAAAGACAAATGTGTCCTACGGCATCTAAATAAAGTTTTGTCGGGTGTCTCTGACTGACAGCAGCTGTTGGTATGCAGCACAGGCTCAGGCAGTAAAACAGACTGAGGCTTTTGTGTTGTATATGACTTACACCCGAGTATTGTGTTAATTCATGCCTTGAAGAATAGAATGTTTGGGATTGGATTTCTTCATAATCCTTCTCTCGGTTGTCACTTTATCCTTACAGTGTTAGAGGCAAGACTTCTAAAATGAGCACTGATGCAGAAACCCAACTGACGAGACTCATCCAAAATCCCCTGCAAAGTTTTGAACAGTGGAAGCCATCGGTCCAGATGCTCCTGGAGGCTCCGGAGCCAGAACTGGCTCACGTTGAGGTAGCAAAGCTGTTGCTAAATTCAGAAATGTGGGTTTGACCAAGCCTGCATacagctgccaggcagcagcagctgaaaggttTTATCCTCTCCAAGAAAAGGACCTGCCAGTGTGGCAATAAAacccacagcagggctggaggtcTTTCCTTGGCTCCTACTGTAGCACATTGTCTTATTTTCTGCCCTTCCTTTGGTTAAGTGGAGTTGTCAGCTGAGTAGGCTGCATAAAGTGCTAGATATCTTTAACAATGATGATAATACTTCTAGCATTAGCCCAGATCTCCCTGGATGGGAAGTTTGTGGACTCTGATAAAGAATTATGTTGTGATATAGATGTGGGATTAAAACGGATGATTTGTGCATGTCCCCAGCAAGGTGTTTGTTACTTTGTCATCCCTGCGATCTCCAGAATAAATGTGTCTGTGAACAGGGATGGAATTTGTCCTCTAGGATGAGCATTCAAGCTGTCCTTTCTGTTGGTTGTGTAGGCCTCTCCTCTGCACAGACAACTCTTTCCATAGTACAGCTTACCTCTCTTTCTGTTCACAAAATGGATGCCACCCTGGTGCCTCTAACATTATCAGGaagatttttcctttaactGGGCACTGTCCAGGTACCTTCTGTTACCCTTTGTTGGCCCAGCATGCTGTTTTTACCTGACTTTGTCGTACTGCTTTGGTTGTGTGACTTGTGTGAGAATAATATAgttatatgatttttttttttttggtatggtCTCACTGGAAGAACTTTTCTCCTTCAGGCTGCTCTAGCTGAAAGCTCCCAGTTCAAAGAGAAGTTTATGACATTACAGCTAAAGAAAGATATGCTAAACAATGTTCTTGGTGAGGAAAGAGCAGAGTCTTTCCTTCAAGAAGTAGCTGAAGCttcaaaggaaagagaaattctACACAAAAGTCTGCTGCAAAGCAAGAGCAAACTCCAGGTGAACTACAAAACCCATATACTGTCTTTGCCTGTGATAAAGACAAAGATCAAGTCTTTACTAAGCCAGTTTTAAACATATATAAATTTAGTACTAATGCCTTTTCCTAGGTTGAtcaaatattcaaataaatttgTGGTATGTTGCATAGTGTGTAACTCAGTGTTTGTTCTGAATATGAAGCAGATATTGACAAAAGATAATGCCAAGGGCTGTATGTTGAATGCTGGacttgttttcttatttctccaTCTAGAATTTGTTACTGCAACATAAGAACTTTGATGCTGGCTTTGCGCCATTGCAGAAGAAATTATCTGCCATCAAAGCCAAAttagagctggagaaggaaccACAGCCTGATCTCTTGGGTAAAAAGACACAACTCCAGAGACTCCAGGTATATTACAGTATTCTTTGTCTGTCTTATCCCCAGCTAACTGTGGTTCCTGATTGTTCATATTTTATTAGCGGTGTACCTTTCCCCTCAGTTGTGTGTTAGATAATTTCATTTGGTCCAGTTTATAGCATGAGTGAATGAAATTAAAGCAGTGCAGATGAAGCACTGGCAAACTGAGCttgagggaaggaagaagcaaCTGGAAGCTGTTGGTGGTACACCTTCTTGGGCTAGTTTAAGTGCTAAAGAAAATGTATACTGACACTTCCCACTGACAGTGAAACTGCACAAGATAGATTGGTTCAGGTTAACTTCCTCAAAATAGTTTCCACTGTTCCACTTCCTTTTGTATCctgctctttcttctctttaccTTGTCATTTAGCTGTGACACATGCTGGATTTACCCCAAGGGCTGATTCAGCTatccaagaaaaggaaaaaaaccccaaaaactatCAGACaaagatgataattttttttggttattgTTTTGAACTGGTTCAGCAAAGGGTCCAACGTGCAGTAGAGCCTGGTCAAGGCATACAGTAGGGTTACATACCTGGGAGGGGGGagagaagagcaggagaagggagaggggatGTGACTGCCATGGTGAGCTGTGATGGTTCAGCTGTACTGTGGCACTTCATCCTTGGTGACCACAGGAGTGTTATCACCACAGTTCCTTTCTGGTTATACTGTGGCTCCTTTGGCACTTTGCAGCAACTTATCTTCTTCGTTATCTCCCGTTTACATGTAAAGGACgtccaacttttttttcagaaacacttACTCCTAGGCACAGAAACAATCCATTTTCTTAATGACAGTGTCTGTTGCTGGCTTTTTCTGTCCTCAAGCTGTCAAATGAAGCTACCTTTTGGTGTATGTTTTGTGAAAATCCATGCCAAACCTAGCATGGAATCTGTCTTTTCCTCTGCAGATGATCCAAGATGACTTGGCAGAGCTTGCAATTCTCATGGAGGAGGTAGAGAAGCTTGTTCAGTCAAATACCACACACAGGCACGAACTGAACCAACTTTCATCTGACTCTCAGGCCCTGAAGAGATCACTGGAGGTAACATCAGGAAGTTTTTAGTTGCCTGGGGAGTTTTCAGTTgcctctgtttaaaaatattttaagaaatcttTGAGCATATGACATTACATGCTTTGAGTGacagatattttcatttcagaggaGGAAGGCACTGAATTCTTATGATTTTGATAACTCTCCCAGGATTCTCTGATTATTTCTAATGTGATTTTCCTTGAGGATAGGATGCCATCCACACAAATTTTATGTCTATATAAGCTATATCTGGAGTGGGCCTGAGATTTCTGACCAAAAGAACCCATATTATCATGGTGGTGCTTGCACTTCACAGATTACGGGAGAGGGGGTTTGCACCaaagtgtttggggtttttagggCTCTTTTGAGAGAAAAGTGCTGGGACTGCATAAATACTTGCTCTATCCTGAGGCGTTTTGTAGCTTGCAAACATACCTATAAAATGACCTCCAGAGCAATCTCAGAAGAAAAGCTCATAAAGTTACCTTAGCTATGTAGTTCACTGTAAAATTATGTGTGTCAAACTATTACCTGAACATGCATTGTATCAATCTCAGTCAACCCATTTATCACTGGACTGAACTTTTGTCAAACAAGTCTGTACAGTCATTTCTGATTCAGGGAGTGTAAGATGTATGCGATATTGACTGGGGTACAAACCCCCCAGACATGTATATtctctgtttcctttcagctgaGAAGGAAGGGAGCTATTCTAGTTCTTAATACTCCCCCATGTGGTTGAATTCAGGCCTGCAGGAGCTTGGAGGTGTTTTCCACACCACTGATGCTaaaagacaggatttttttgtctctcattaacagctgcctttttcctttttgcccaTGAAGTTCTTTGCCCATCATAGTGTTAGAGCCAGCGAAGAAAGtgctttttgtctgtctgtcATTGCTGACATGTTTTTATCGTTTGTAGATGATGATACAGCAGAGTGAAGACCACGTTCAAAAGCATTGGGTGTATAATGACAAACTGTCTGACCTCCAGCAGTGGATGTCAGTAACCAAGGAGAAGATTGACTCCTGCCAGGATGCTGATGGAGAGCAGAACACTGAGGGCAGGCTGGAAGATCTGGAGGTGAGCAAAGCATTTTGGTTTAAGATGTTAATTATTCACTTTGCAGCATTAAGACATTCAGAGTGGGGGTTTCTAGTGTGGATTTCCTGGTTCAGGAGAGTAATGATGTGTGTTTCTCCTTCAATAACTGTTGGTTGCTGTTGCCcttctgctttgctctgtgttGTGGGGTGTGGGGCCATGTAACAGACGAGAGCAGTGAAAATGAATAGGAACTGTTGAGATGGATAAAGTATTATCCAAGGATAGGTGGTCTGCTCCTGTCAGGGTGATGTCTCTGAACAATACCTGCCTTTGCCTATGTGTACTCATCAATATATGGAACATTCCTGCCATTTTAGCTGGCCCTCTACATGTTGAACTGAGCTGTTCCAAAgctgccagcttttccctgggcagcagtacTTGGCATGCTAAGTTAACTCTAGTAGGATACTTCAGCTGGCAGCTGTTGCCTTTGTATGGCAGACCAAAATCTCATGGGAAGGCTACAGAAGGAGGTGCATTGACACCTTGCACCGTCAAAGTTTTCCCATCAGCTCTTTGACCTATGTTGTCTCTTTGGAAGCAtccacagaatatttttttcccactaggTATCTTCTAGCTAGTGTCAGCAAAACCAGTGTAATCCTGGACTGAACATGGCCTTCAGTCTGACTTAGCCCCTGCTTTACCCAGGATACCTAGGAGTAATTGTCAGGGCTTTGCATTTCAGAGATTGCTAGCTGAGTTTCCAGATAAGGAGATCCAGCTGCACCTTGTGGAAGCTCATGGCCAGCTGGTCATGGAAAATTCTTCTCCAGAGGAGACTGCCCATGTTCAGGCAGAGCTGGATCAGCTGAAGGAGTCATGGAAATCACTGAAGGAGATGGCAACTGGGTAAGTGTTCATGTAGGTCTCCCTTATGGCCCTTCAACGGGGTTGCCTTCGCTGCATAAGAACAGACACACTTGAGGCTTTATGCTCTGTGCTGTGAAAGTGAACAGTCATACCGTAATGCTAGAAGCAAGATGGGATTTTGTTTAATTGTTTGTAAATTGAAAATCATGACTTTTAAGAAAACCTTTTTAAGACTCTGTGAACCACAATGtctttgaattttcttttaccTCGTGTTGGAGTAGGCAGTGTCTTCTGACCTGGCTCACTCTTGTACTGCCAGTCTGTGTCAGAGGAAATTTGGCATAGACTGGGTGACTTGTGCTGTTCTGTCAcatcttcattttctccttgGAGATGCCTCCAAGGAGGGTGTGTCTGCAATGGGATTTGTGCCTTTTGCAAACCTGCAGAAGTATAAGCAGAGCTAAAAATTCTCTTTAGCTGGGAAATGAAGAGTTAATTTATTTTGCCTCCACTGTGTAGTGTCGAAATAATGCTCATATTTGCTAGTATGTATTAGTATTTAATAATGTGCAGCACGTATGATTATATTCATAAATACTGTCAGAATAggcacaaaaattaaattacaaaatcGAGGAAGGCTTGATTGTACTGCCTCCTGTAACCAGAAAGAAAGGTATATTGCCAAGGTAATATTTTAAGTCCgctaaataaaagaaaacaaaacacttggAAATATTAGATCTAGAGTCCTGGTGCATCTGTGAGATACTCTGGTTGGGAATAACTTCAATAGTAATAGTGTTACTAGTATTAATAATGatacaataataacaacaatagcGGTGtttccccagagctgtcccccACAGCCTCAGTCAAAATGTGGATGTCCACTGCACTGATACCTCGGGTTTTATGTTTTCAAGCCTCCTCAAAAAGTGGCAGTCAAACAGACCAGTGGCtgacaagaagaagaaaagagcattTGTGGACAGCAGATGGAGGTCTAAGCCTGCTTTCCACCTTTCTGATGTCGCTCCCAGCCATAAGCAGGTGAGATGGGGACTCTGTGTCTGCCTTCCTATTAGCTTCACAAGTGCAATTTCATTGCCTTCATCTGATATTGTGGGTGACAAAGTTGGAGGTAGGATTCCACAATCAGGCCTTCAGAAGAAACATCTTGCATAACAGTAAGGGCTTTTTTGTTCCTGTTGTTCTGTACCCTAGGAGAAGATGGGAGAAGGGCAAAGTACAAGCAGCCACTTGAAGCTCCTACATGACTTTGAAGAGTGGCTACGAGGAGAAAACACCAAACTGACCAAAATTCTTGCTGGGACTCCATCTTCTGCAGAGGAGATTAAGGCACGCCAGAGCAAACTTGAGGTTAGTTTTCAGGGAgtgaatggagaaaaatgttgTAATAAgtgcaaattatttcagaattaaaaaaccccaaacaacagcaataaacCCCAAAACCATTCCACCtaccaaccaaaaacccaccacccccttaaaaatcccccaaatcctcAAGAACGAATAGACAAAAAATTCAAGCACTATGCTCTCTGCTTTACAAGACTCTAGAGTAGATGAAGCTCAGGAATTTAGGACAAATTTCATCCTTTCTATTAAAAAAGGTCTGCCAGAACCAGAGTAGAAGGGAAGGGAACTCCTGGCATTTAGCTCTTGGGCTGGGTATTTCCAGTTTGGCAAAGGTGTTCATTAAAAGAAGCTGACTAAAATCAGTGTCAAATCAGTACTTGGTCTCGCTCTCCCTGTTGAGTATAGCCAAATGCCATGGCAATTTGTTAGATTTGTTGGACTGTTAGAaactaaaacacagaaatatccAAGGCTACAGGGGGCCTGCAGGTGAGTTTCATATaatttcaggcaaaaaaaaagcagaaacaaaaataaatgtgctATTGCGTAACCACTGTTTATTCAAATGCTAATTTAAAAAGTGGGGCCTTCCTGAATCCTGAATTGCTGCTGACCTTTGTCTTTTAGGAGCTACAGTCTCGTGTGCCTCATGGTCAGCATCTCTTTGAGGACCTCCTTCATCTCCATCCTGTCATTGGGAATTCTGAAGACCTGGAGGACCTGCGTTACCGATGGATGCTCTACAAATCTAAGCTGAGAGAGTCCCTGAGTTCACCGGTAAGTGACAGCCCATGGTCtacagctgctgagctctgccattGCTCTTTCAGGTTGCTTCACATTGCTAGTCTTATTTCAACAGTATAAATATGTGTCTGCTAAATTAAGAGttatgttttttctctgtgtaagCTAtgctcaaaatatttcttgagaTGGACGTTTCAAACCATAATAATAAATGACAAAGAGGCGTGCAACTGGGGACTGAGAGGTGTTTGTGTGTGAATGTATTGGATATGTGCCTGGTTCTAGGCACATGGATTTCGGTTTTTTGCCCTTTCTCCACACAACATTCTCCATAGAGTTATTTTTTGACAGTGCCTGCAGTAAGAATATATTCACTGTTCATTGTTTTTGTCTCCTGCTGTGAGACAGAATAGTCACTGACTGAACTGATTCAAAGTAACTGTGCACAGAAGGACCTTGTCTCTTTTGAAACTGTCTTTATAGGCTAATGATATGGAATGAAATAAAGAGGAggcattttaatgcaaaaaacaaattattaaagAAGTTACCGGGTTGTTATATATAAGATATGCTAAGGATGGCAGAATTAATCATCATCTTTAAGATATTCCAGGGCTTGCTAAAGATATTCCCGTGTTCATAGCATAAACatatataattattaattaatatttttatagcttACATTACTACTCACATTATCTGAGCAGCTTCAAGATACCATAACCAAAGGATTAGAATTTATAGGTTTGCATTTGGTACTTTCTGTATACCAGTGCTTTCAAAGGTATCTGAACTTGAACATGTAAAATTGAggcattttcaaattttctgccTGAGGAAACCTTGTCTTGAAATCCAAAGTTTCTTTAGAACTTGAATCTTTTTAAATGCATAGAAAGTAAGCatgatttttattaataaagagcatatttctgtgtttgccaTTGATTGTAATGACTCATGCTTGGTTAACCAAAACCTTCTGTAAACATTATCATAGTCAATAGGTGTCAGTAAAGTCAAAGCTattgctgggagagctgctcttCTGAGCCAAGTAGTCAAGAACTTAAAAACATGTCATCTTTCTGACTAATGTTGTTAAAAaggccattaaaaaaatctcctgtgAGTTCACTCTGTCCAGGTGACCGTGAATTTGAAAGAAACATCCCCTGTGTGGTGAATATTCATTTACAGGCTCCTCTGGGATCTTAACTTcatgcttctctttttttctttttttttttttttttttttttctcttaaacagAGTGCTGGATCTTTGGAGGAACCAGACAGATTCAGAAAGGCAAGACAGTTTCTTATTATTAAgctaaaaaaaatgtttgagcagatgtttttcagaaaattattttaaacttgtTTAAAGATTCCTGAAATCAATTTGCTTATTAAAAGTTAGGAGCCACtcatttgttcattttctccagatttttaaatggaaaaatattacagaGTTTTTACTCTTGAACTAGGCTTACTATATCTCTAGAAGCTAAATATCCATCTcttgggagaggaggggaactCAGTTTTTATATATCTACATGCTGTAtgaatttaattcatttttcaaAAGAGACTAAAGAAGAGCCAAAATATCTCTCTAAAGGATTTAGTGGTTAAGTGcctaaaataattctgaaaatggGACTTCTAATTCTTTAGacaattctgaaataaaatactttggaTCAATCAGCCCACCTTTCTAATGTAGAAAGCCAGAGAAAGTCAAGAGATTTGTCTAATGCTGTTAGACTAAATCCTTATTCTGACCAGCAGAATTCCTCCTgtgatggattttctttttgaagtgaTGACATAAGAAGCAGAAGCAGTACCGGAGATGATAAGGAGaagctaaaagaaaacaaaatactacCAGTTTCTTATTAAATCAAGCAGCACTTCTTATACCATTTTCATAAAGTCAGcacatttttctgtcaaaatttgctttgtttatAGACACTGTTCTACTTTGTACTGCCATCTCactttccatttgtttttggAAGGAGAAGAATAAGGCTTTATTTGCCCAACACAAAGGAGATTGGATGAATAATGTGTTGCAGGATCATAATCACATAGTCATTTTAGGTAAATCAAACTCATGATTTCTCCTGTTGCAGCACCTCTGTACGAGACACCAATATTTAAGGGGTGCAGTACAGTGCACTTCAAGCATGGCCAGAAATCAAGACTTTCCTCATTCTGATGAGATATTTCTCTAATACTCAAATGTGGAGTAGCAGCTCCAATATTTTTACCCAACAAAGTACTGGCCAATTTTAAGGCAGTTTTCACACTTTCCTCAATAGTTTTGGCTGCAGTTCAGCCTTTCTGAAGACCCCCAAAGACTTTCTGCTCTTGCTTGTCTGGCTCAGCATTAATTGTTTCATGCAGTAAGGTCACCAGAAtttttcaggctggaaaagcagtATGACATTTTAATACTTGGTGTAGAGGCAGCCAAACATTTGGTAGTGCTTCTTTTCTCTAGAAGAGGTTCACGGGGATATTCCAAAAGACTGACCAAGGAATTCTATGATTTCATGTTGTTTGATTGGGTCAAGTTTttaggggaaaacaaaacaaaagctttagGCATAAGCATGTCTCCACTACAGTTAGATGCCATTTTTAATTCATCTGCCTCACCTGCCTTGGGGGGGTACATGGTATTTATTCACCCTTAAATTCTCCAGATTAGATTAAAgtcttcatttaattttcaaagataCTGGCTTAACATAATAGGAGGCAGCAAACATTTGGCAATTAGGCCTACAGCaagagcacaaaaaaaccccccactcTAAGTTTTTAATAGCTACTGAACACAAAGAGAAACAGCTCCGAGTAGAAGGACTGAAGAACTGAAATAGCTCATAAGCATGTGGGAAATGGCTCCCATTGCACTAACAAGTGATTTGCAGTTTCCCTTCAGCCAGTGCAGATGTTGCTGTAACTTATACCCTGCTCACTTCAGTGAGATTTCTCTGACCTCAGGGCTTTCATTCTCTATTTAAACAGTATCACTATAACAAGAATCCAACTGCTGGAAGCAGAggtgtctttttgtttttttttttcattcaggtTTTATCAGGATGTGAAATGGAGTTGTGGTAAGATTTTTGAGCACCACTtaagagagacagaaaataatattgatCCCTTTTGGGTATATTGCTGTTTGGCctgagaaaagaggaaaaccaggGCAACTGCAGAATTCTAGGCTATGCAGTTTACTTTAGACTCAGATTTAACACCTGACATGTGTCTAGAAACGAAAGAAAGATTAAGCAAAATACTTTCGTGTGCATGAATATCTTTTCAAAGCTATGGTAAAGGAAGCAAACTACCTTGAAGAGAATGGCTGATCTCAGGAGTTGGTATCTGCAGGAGGTGCAGATGGCTGCATCACTGTCCTTGCAACAACCCAAGCGTTTGCATAAAGTAGGATCAGGTTGTTTCTAATTTGTCAGCTCCCTCATGCTCTTGAGTCACACAAAATCAGCAGAAGGGGCAGAAATTGAGGTATTTTTGGactgatttctgctttttgtagcACAAGGTCCCGAGTGACACTGCTTGTCTCTCCTGTTTGAGCTGTGAATAttttgcagcaggagcagatcaACATGGAGAAAGGGAAGACCCAGCTGCGACCATTCTCATTTGATTGCCTTCTGGTTTTATTCCATTTCTAGCCTACATGGCCAGATGTTGGGCAGAATAGAGCCTGCTCCATGTACagtaatgtgcttttttttctggtccTTCATCCATTGCTGAGGACATGCCCCTGCCACTGGGTGCCCTTAGGAGCAGAACAGCCTAATGGATGTGATGTGAGCAACTTCTTGTTGATTAACAAAAAACAGTTGCAGGAAATTGCACTGGCTGCAGCGAATTTTTAGCAGGTGCCAGTGACAGCCAATGTAGATGGATATTTCTGCAAGGTACCTAGCACACTCAAGAACATAATCAAGCAAGTGCTCCATAATAACTGTGATAAATGTTACTTTCAAAGGTTGGCTCCCAGCTACCTGAAAATATTCCATGAGCATTCTTAGCATAAATAGGAAGTCGAAGGCTCATTATTTACAGGTCTAGGTAGCactgtttgatttattttctcaagtGCTCAGAGTAATTACATTTCCTTGCTAAACAAATGATCTGGCTTTATTGTTtgtacaaac
This window contains:
- the SYNE3 gene encoding nesprin-3 isoform X1, which translates into the protein MESPQTFTYPFYQIPQDFASSNAMTQQLQDEFDSSVENAEAWMKAIQERLRINDNTKGPRSALEARLRETEKIRALEPEGSLKMDLILVKADAALRSISEDKKHEVLSKLKDIKALWEETAIYITHCHSRIEWVWLHWSEYLKAQDEFYTWIHNMRVTLEPDIELQLGLKEKQWQLSHAQVLQNDVLNQSVLLERLLEEAASLFSRIGDPSVDEDAQKKMKVEYEGIKQEAQNRVKLLEMITKEHEQYSTSVNQFQSWLNGVTERLNCCIGEATKSSAEDKLKALKEIAKDIRSGLKKWKHLENQCAEVIQNTSPLGSARLKDELEELRKALEKLKLLSSEEEERLLKIQESESAYESQARQLEADIQKLRKDLQRLENDLDPGEGEKSEDEFVTLWRKCNATRAALAAEESKIERLKAQLKELLRFSQDVQPHAESVVSAIHQYQSVRGKTSKMSTDAETQLTRLIQNPLQSFEQWKPSVQMLLEAPEPELAHVEAALAESSQFKEKFMTLQLKKDMLNNVLGEERAESFLQEVAEASKEREILHKSLLQSKSKLQNLLLQHKNFDAGFAPLQKKLSAIKAKLELEKEPQPDLLGKKTQLQRLQMIQDDLAELAILMEEVEKLVQSNTTHRHELNQLSSDSQALKRSLEMMIQQSEDHVQKHWVYNDKLSDLQQWMSVTKEKIDSCQDADGEQNTEGRLEDLERLLAEFPDKEIQLHLVEAHGQLVMENSSPEETAHVQAELDQLKESWKSLKEMATGLLKKWQSNRPVADKKKKRAFVDSRWRSKPAFHLSDVAPSHKQEKMGEGQSTSSHLKLLHDFEEWLRGENTKLTKILAGTPSSAEEIKARQSKLEELQSRVPHGQHLFEDLLHLHPVIGNSEDLEDLRYRWMLYKSKLRESLSSPSAGSLEEPDRFRKKRSGGVCSYLQRVRRAALPLQLLLLLLLLLAFLLPLAEETHSCTLANNFARSFKLMLRYEGPPPT
- the SYNE3 gene encoding nesprin-3 isoform X2 codes for the protein MESPQTFTYPFYQIPQDFASSNAMTQQLQDEFDSSVENAEAWMKAIQERLRINDNTKGPRSALEARLRETEKIRALEPEGSLKMDLILVKADAALRSISEDKKHEVLSKLKDIKALWEETAIYITHCHSRIEWVWLHWSEYLKAQDEFYTWIHNMRVTLEPDIELQLGLKEKQWQLSHAQVLQNDVLNQSVLLERLLEEAASLFSRIGDPSVDEDAQKKMKVEYEGIKQEAQNRVKLLEMITKEHEQYSTSVNQFQSWLNGVTERLNCCIGEATKSSAEDKLKALKEIAKDIRSGLKKWKHLENQCAEVIQNTSPLGSARLKDELEELRKALEKLKLLSSEEEERLLKIQESESAYESQARQLEADIQKLRKDLQRLENDLDPGEGEKSEDEFVTLWRKCNATRAALAAEESKIERLKAQLKELLRFSQDVQPHAESVVSAIHQYQSVRGKTSKMSTDAETQLTRLIQNPLQSFEQWKPSVQMLLEAPEPELAHVEAALAESSQFKEKFMTLQLKKDMLNNVLGEERAESFLQEVAEASKEREILHKSLLQSKSKLQNLLLQHKNFDAGFAPLQKKLSAIKAKLELEKEPQPDLLGKKTQLQRLQMIQDDLAELAILMEEVEKLVQSNTTHRHELNQLSSDSQALKRSLEMMIQQSEDHVQKHWVYNDKLSDLQQWMSVTKEKIDSCQDADGEQNTEGRLEDLERLLAEFPDKEIQLHLVEAHGQLVMENSSPEETAHVQAELDQLKESWKSLKEMATGLLKKWQSNRPVADKKKKRAFVDSRWRSKPAFHLSDVAPSHKQEKMGEGQSTSSHLKLLHDFEEWLRGENTKLTKILAGTPSSAEEIKARQSKLEELQSRVPHGQHLFEDLLHLHPVIGNSEDLEDLRYRWMLYKSKLRESLSSPKRSGGVCSYLQRVRRAALPLQLLLLLLLLLAFLLPLAEETHSCTLANNFARSFKLMLRYEGPPPT